One genomic window of Desulfovibrio subterraneus includes the following:
- a CDS encoding response regulator: MSDDDLLFPEDAQPDSPAAQGKTEPRSHVHLKPWKILIVDDEVEVHNTTRLVLTDFTFEGAELEILSAYTGKEALEHLRQHDDIAVVLLDVVMETPHAGLDCARAIRQELNNRLVRIILRTGQPGQAPERKVIVEYDINDYKHKTELTSQRLFTTIYTAIRSYRDMRSIEKQRVGLKYIIDASASFFQERSIHTLSKGVLTQIEALFRLQNSLYMSSTGFTALAESLNAPSWNIISATGKFEECEGSTSCQSLPQDTVQKINVAIQEKSNLIADDKYIAYLPTQNKKYHILYVEKGSPDNWEELKELLEIFTTNVGIAFDNIYLNDEIIKTQSEVLFRLGEVVETRSKETAYHVVRVAEYTRILALAHGVSEQDAELFKQASPMHDIGKIGIPDSILLKPGKLTDDEFTIMKQHTTIGHSLLKTSDRRMLTTAADIAYTHHERWDGTGYPRGLKGEDIPLEGRITAVADVFDALSHERVYKKAWPMNEVLAFFHEQKGKMFDPVLVDLLLHNLDALLKVKEHYTDNIPRAL, translated from the coding sequence ATGAGCGATGACGACCTCCTCTTTCCTGAAGACGCCCAGCCAGACTCTCCGGCCGCTCAAGGCAAAACAGAACCCCGCAGCCATGTTCATCTGAAGCCGTGGAAAATTCTCATCGTTGATGATGAGGTCGAGGTGCACAACACCACCAGACTGGTGCTGACCGATTTCACCTTTGAAGGGGCTGAGCTGGAAATCCTGTCTGCCTACACCGGCAAAGAAGCGCTGGAGCATCTGCGCCAACATGACGACATAGCCGTGGTGCTTCTGGACGTGGTCATGGAAACGCCCCATGCGGGGCTGGACTGCGCACGGGCCATACGGCAGGAACTGAACAACCGGCTGGTGCGCATCATCCTGCGCACGGGGCAACCCGGGCAGGCGCCGGAACGCAAGGTCATCGTCGAATACGACATCAATGACTACAAGCACAAAACAGAGCTCACCTCGCAACGCCTGTTCACCACCATCTACACGGCCATCCGTTCCTATCGGGACATGCGCTCCATCGAGAAGCAGCGTGTGGGGCTCAAATACATCATTGATGCCTCGGCGAGCTTCTTTCAGGAACGCTCCATCCACACCCTTTCCAAAGGGGTGCTCACCCAGATTGAAGCGCTGTTCCGCCTGCAGAATTCGCTCTACATGAGCAGCACAGGCTTCACCGCGCTGGCCGAATCGCTGAATGCACCCAGCTGGAACATCATTTCCGCCACAGGAAAATTCGAAGAATGCGAGGGCAGCACCAGCTGCCAGTCTCTGCCGCAGGATACCGTGCAAAAAATCAACGTGGCGATTCAGGAAAAAAGCAACCTCATAGCCGATGACAAATACATCGCCTACCTTCCTACGCAGAACAAGAAATACCACATTCTGTATGTTGAAAAGGGCTCACCGGATAACTGGGAAGAACTGAAGGAGCTGCTGGAAATATTCACCACCAACGTGGGTATCGCTTTCGACAACATCTATCTGAATGACGAGATCATAAAAACCCAGAGCGAAGTGCTTTTCCGGCTGGGTGAAGTGGTGGAAACACGCTCAAAGGAAACGGCCTACCATGTTGTGCGCGTGGCGGAATACACCCGCATTCTCGCATTGGCCCACGGCGTATCCGAACAGGATGCGGAGCTCTTCAAACAGGCATCGCCCATGCATGACATAGGCAAAATAGGCATCCCTGACAGCATTCTGCTGAAACCCGGCAAGCTCACGGACGACGAATTCACCATCATGAAGCAGCACACCACCATAGGCCATTCGCTGCTGAAAACATCCGACCGCCGCATGCTGACCACGGCTGCCGACATAGCCTACACGCACCACGAGCGCTGGGACGGAACAGGATATCCGCGCGGCCTCAAGGGAGAGGACATTCCCCTGGAAGGCAGAATTACCGCCGTTGCAGATGTCTTTGACGCGCTGAGCCATGAGCGTGTCTACAAGAAGGCATGGCCCATGAATGAAGTGCTGGCCTTCTTCCACGAACAGAAAGGCAAAATGTTCGACCCTGTTCTTGTGGACCTTCTGCTGCACAATCTGGATGCCCTGCTCAAGGTCAAGGAACACTACACAGACAACATTCCGAGGGCGCTATGA
- a CDS encoding ArsR/SmtB family transcription factor, which yields MTTALPLIKALADETRLRLMHVLNRFELSVNELVSILEMGQSRVSRHLKILTGAGLLDSRRDGLWVFYSAPEEGPGREFIDALIPFINADHTLQADADMAAKIIEERARKTKQFFNSIAEDWDQLNRDVIGDFDLPGAIIGHMPRCKVALDLGCGTGTLLERMLEKALSVIGVDGSPRMLELAKRRLVEDADRVSLRIGELEHLPLRDGEADFAAINMVLHHLSHPGEALKEIRRVLRPGGLLALADFDRHDNEKMRSEYGDRWLGFDMTTLALKLTEAGFSLKSSKSHPVERGLSIHLIVAENSQQ from the coding sequence ATGACAACGGCACTTCCCCTTATCAAAGCCTTGGCGGACGAGACCCGTCTGCGGCTCATGCATGTGTTGAACAGGTTTGAGCTGAGCGTGAACGAGCTGGTTTCCATTCTGGAAATGGGCCAGTCGCGTGTGTCGCGCCATCTGAAAATCCTGACCGGAGCGGGGCTGCTCGATTCGCGCCGCGACGGGCTGTGGGTCTTCTATTCCGCACCGGAAGAAGGGCCGGGCCGCGAGTTCATAGACGCGCTCATTCCGTTCATCAACGCCGACCATACGCTGCAGGCCGATGCGGACATGGCGGCGAAAATCATTGAAGAACGCGCCCGAAAGACCAAACAATTCTTCAACTCCATTGCGGAGGACTGGGATCAGCTCAACCGCGATGTGATAGGCGACTTTGACCTGCCCGGAGCCATCATAGGCCACATGCCCCGCTGCAAGGTGGCGCTGGACCTTGGCTGCGGCACCGGCACGCTGCTTGAGCGCATGCTGGAAAAGGCGCTTTCCGTCATCGGGGTGGATGGTTCGCCCCGCATGCTGGAGCTTGCAAAGCGCCGCCTTGTGGAGGATGCGGACCGCGTATCCCTGCGCATAGGCGAGCTTGAGCACCTGCCCCTGCGTGATGGTGAGGCGGATTTTGCAGCCATAAACATGGTGCTGCACCACCTTTCGCACCCCGGCGAGGCCCTCAAGGAAATCCGGCGCGTGCTGCGTCCCGGCGGACTGCTGGCACTGGCGGATTTTGACAGGCACGATAACGAGAAAATGCGGTCCGAATACGGCGACCGCTGGCTCGGATTCGATATGACGACACTGGCGCTCAAGCTCACGGAAGCAGGGTTTTCGCTGAAATCCAGCAAGTCCCACCCCGTTGAGCGCGGGCTGTCCATTCACCTGATAGTGGCAGAAAATTCACAACAATAG
- the ahcY gene encoding adenosylhomocysteinase, with translation MTDATRAIPLDLSLENKVRNIQDADLGYKEMQLSELEMPGLMATIEKYGPQKPLKGLKVMGSLHMTIQTAMLIKTLYELGADIRWASCNIFSTQDHAAAAIADSGMAKVFAWKGETLEEYWWCTEQALTWPDGSGPDLIVDDGGDATMMIHKGVEVEKDPSMLEKSYDNKEFSIFMDRLALSHKTDSTKWTRIAAKVQGVSEETTTGVHRLYHMEKEGKLLFPAINVNDSVTKSKFDNLYGCRESLVDGIKRATDVMVAGKKVVVLGYGDVGKGCAQSMRGMGARVLITEIDPICALQAAMEGYEVTTMDDCVGEADIFVTATGNFNVITGAHMEKMKNEAIVCNIGHFDNEIDMAYLERNPKCACLNIKPQVDKWTLESGRSIIVLAEGRLVNLGCATGHPSFVMSNSFTNQALAQIELATNKALEKKVYTLPKKLDEEVARLHLARLGVKLTKLTKEQADYLDVSVDGPFKPNHYRY, from the coding sequence ATGACTGACGCAACCCGCGCCATCCCGCTCGACCTGAGCCTGGAAAACAAGGTTCGTAATATTCAGGACGCCGACCTCGGCTACAAGGAAATGCAGCTTTCCGAGCTTGAAATGCCCGGTCTGATGGCGACCATTGAAAAGTATGGTCCCCAGAAGCCCCTCAAGGGCCTCAAGGTCATGGGCTCTCTGCATATGACCATCCAGACCGCCATGCTCATCAAGACCCTGTACGAACTGGGTGCGGATATCCGTTGGGCATCGTGCAACATTTTCTCCACGCAGGATCACGCTGCCGCCGCCATTGCCGATTCCGGCATGGCCAAGGTGTTCGCATGGAAGGGTGAAACCCTCGAAGAATACTGGTGGTGCACCGAGCAGGCCCTGACCTGGCCTGACGGTTCCGGCCCCGACCTTATCGTGGACGACGGTGGCGACGCCACCATGATGATCCACAAGGGCGTGGAAGTGGAAAAAGACCCCTCCATGCTGGAAAAGTCTTACGACAACAAGGAATTCAGCATATTCATGGACCGCCTTGCGCTGTCCCACAAGACCGATTCCACCAAGTGGACCCGCATTGCCGCCAAGGTGCAGGGCGTTTCCGAAGAAACCACCACCGGCGTGCATCGTCTCTACCACATGGAAAAGGAAGGCAAGCTGCTCTTCCCCGCCATCAACGTGAACGATTCCGTGACCAAGTCCAAGTTCGACAACCTCTACGGCTGCCGTGAATCCCTCGTGGACGGCATCAAGCGCGCCACCGACGTGATGGTAGCGGGCAAGAAGGTTGTTGTTCTGGGTTACGGCGACGTGGGCAAGGGCTGCGCCCAGTCCATGCGCGGCATGGGTGCCCGCGTGCTGATCACCGAAATTGACCCCATCTGCGCACTGCAGGCCGCCATGGAAGGCTATGAAGTAACCACCATGGACGATTGCGTTGGAGAAGCTGACATCTTTGTTACAGCCACCGGCAACTTCAATGTCATCACCGGCGCGCACATGGAAAAGATGAAGAACGAGGCCATTGTCTGCAACATCGGCCATTTCGACAACGAAATCGACATGGCGTACCTTGAGCGCAACCCCAAGTGCGCATGCCTGAACATCAAGCCGCAGGTGGACAAGTGGACGCTGGAATCCGGCCGTTCCATCATCGTGCTGGCAGAAGGCCGCCTTGTGAACCTTGGCTGCGCCACCGGCCACCCCTCCTTTGTTATGTCCAACTCCTTCACCAACCAGGCGCTGGCCCAGATCGAACTGGCCACCAACAAGGCTCTGGAAAAGAAGGTGTACACCCTGCCCAAGAAGCTGGACGAAGAAGTTGCCCGTCTGCACCTCGCCCGTCTCGGCGTGAAGCTGACCAAGCTGACCAAGGAACAGGCAGACTACCTCGACGTTTCCGTGGACGGCCCCTTCAAGCCCAACCACTACCGCTACTAA
- a CDS encoding Dabb family protein encodes MIKHIVWWSLKEEAAGATAAENCEKMVAMLRALEGKIPSLDSIEISTTFLGSTTEEPIQVILQSTHNDEEGLKAYAVHPEHMKCVEFIKQIVATRKAIDYVI; translated from the coding sequence ATGATCAAGCATATTGTATGGTGGTCGCTTAAGGAAGAGGCAGCAGGCGCAACCGCTGCGGAAAACTGCGAAAAGATGGTAGCCATGCTCCGCGCCCTGGAAGGCAAAATCCCTTCTCTGGACAGCATTGAAATTTCCACCACCTTCCTCGGCTCCACCACGGAAGAACCCATTCAGGTTATTCTGCAGTCCACCCACAATGACGAAGAGGGCCTGAAGGCATACGCAGTGCACCCTGAGCACATGAAGTGCGTTGAGTTCATCAAGCAGATCGTTGCCACCCGCAAGGCCATCGACTACGTGATCTAG
- a CDS encoding AMP-binding protein, translating into MEPLEKLTLQAVLDRSATHFANDPAVSYVGGEIITYGEFAETVESLSRLLAEQGVVRGDKVAILSESCPHWSMAYFAITGMGAVAVPILPDFHPDAIHHILRHSESSVVFVSERLYTKLEDGQFDEQPQCILMETFSPVGLDEGKDRLKELKKTGMREFRKWKDKAWRMAERFSERVSHKLGEENPSEFSEVVEGLFDEERYEVKPDDVAAIIYTSGTTGHSKGVVLTHGNIVSNAISVVETIIKVAPGDRMLSILPLSHTYECTLGMVLPLAHGAHIYYMDKPPTARALLPALAQVRPSIMLSVPLVIEKIFKTAILPKLTGTWLKRNLYRIPAVRKKLNAVAGKKLLETFGGRLRMFCIGGAALAPDVELFLREAGFPYGLGYGLTETSPLCAGDAPGRAKLYSIGKPLHGVEIRILDKDPATGEGEIAVKGPNVMREYYKAPEISKATFTEDGWFRTGDLGKLDSDGHLYIKGRLKNVIIGPSGENIYPEEIEGVIMQSAWVLESIVYQMDGKLVARVHIDYAKTDEEFGSLAAAKMQAKINDVLESLRQQVNNKVSAFSKLHKIIEQTEPFEKTPTHKIKRYLYVD; encoded by the coding sequence ATGGAGCCATTGGAGAAGCTGACGCTTCAGGCGGTGCTGGACAGAAGCGCAACCCATTTTGCGAATGATCCTGCCGTCTCGTATGTGGGCGGGGAGATCATAACCTACGGGGAATTTGCCGAAACGGTGGAATCCTTGAGCCGGTTGCTTGCGGAACAGGGCGTGGTACGCGGAGACAAGGTTGCCATTCTCAGCGAAAGCTGCCCGCACTGGTCCATGGCCTATTTCGCCATTACCGGTATGGGGGCTGTTGCCGTCCCGATTCTGCCGGATTTTCATCCCGACGCTATTCATCATATTTTGCGCCATTCCGAATCGAGCGTGGTGTTCGTGTCCGAGAGGCTCTACACCAAGCTTGAAGACGGCCAGTTTGACGAGCAGCCCCAGTGCATTCTCATGGAGACGTTTTCTCCCGTCGGGCTGGACGAAGGCAAGGACAGGCTCAAGGAACTGAAAAAAACCGGCATGCGCGAATTCCGTAAGTGGAAGGACAAGGCATGGCGCATGGCGGAGCGTTTTTCCGAACGCGTGAGCCACAAGTTGGGCGAAGAAAATCCCAGTGAGTTTTCTGAAGTGGTGGAAGGTCTGTTCGATGAAGAACGGTATGAGGTGAAGCCCGACGACGTGGCCGCCATCATCTATACATCCGGTACCACAGGCCATTCCAAGGGCGTGGTGCTCACGCACGGCAATATCGTTTCAAACGCCATCTCCGTGGTGGAAACCATTATCAAAGTTGCCCCCGGCGACAGGATGCTCTCCATTCTCCCGCTTTCGCACACCTATGAATGCACTCTCGGCATGGTGCTGCCGCTGGCTCACGGCGCGCACATCTACTACATGGACAAGCCGCCCACGGCCCGCGCGCTGCTGCCTGCTCTTGCGCAGGTGCGTCCCTCTATCATGCTCTCCGTGCCGCTGGTCATAGAAAAGATATTCAAGACGGCCATTCTGCCCAAGCTCACCGGCACATGGCTCAAACGCAATCTCTATCGCATTCCTGCCGTCCGTAAAAAGCTCAACGCCGTTGCAGGCAAGAAGCTGCTGGAAACCTTTGGCGGACGCCTGCGCATGTTCTGCATCGGCGGAGCGGCGCTGGCGCCCGACGTGGAGCTCTTTCTGCGCGAGGCGGGCTTTCCCTATGGCCTCGGTTACGGCCTGACGGAAACCAGCCCCCTGTGTGCTGGCGATGCACCGGGCAGGGCCAAGCTCTATTCCATAGGTAAGCCCCTGCACGGTGTGGAAATCCGCATTCTGGACAAGGACCCTGCCACCGGCGAAGGCGAGATTGCCGTGAAAGGCCCCAACGTGATGCGCGAGTATTACAAGGCTCCGGAAATTTCCAAGGCCACCTTCACGGAAGACGGCTGGTTCCGCACCGGCGATCTGGGCAAGCTGGACAGCGACGGCCACCTGTATATCAAGGGACGGCTCAAGAACGTGATCATCGGTCCCAGCGGGGAGAACATCTACCCCGAAGAAATCGAGGGCGTGATCATGCAGTCCGCATGGGTGCTTGAGAGCATCGTCTATCAGATGGACGGCAAGCTGGTTGCCCGCGTGCACATAGATTACGCCAAGACGGATGAAGAATTCGGCAGTCTGGCTGCGGCCAAGATGCAGGCCAAGATCAACGATGTGCTCGAATCCCTGCGGCAGCAGGTGAACAATAAGGTTTCCGCTTTCTCCAAACTGCACAAGATCATCGAGCAGACCGAGCCGTTTGAAAAAACGCCCACGCACAAGATCAAGCGCTATCTCTACGTGGACTAA
- a CDS encoding acetate uptake transporter: MDQKLANPAPLGLMGFGMTTVLLNIHNAGFFPISSMVLAMGICYGGIAQIIAGIMEFKKGNTFGLTAFTSYGLFWLSLVVLIVLPKTGLAEATPVGYMGWYLVMWGVFTFFMFLGTLRSNTVLKFIFFSLTVLFFLLAARDFTGSEAIGTLAGWEGIVCGASAIYLAMADVLNEVYGRTVLPIG, translated from the coding sequence ATGGATCAGAAACTGGCCAATCCGGCACCGCTGGGGTTGATGGGGTTCGGCATGACAACTGTTCTGCTGAATATCCACAACGCCGGATTTTTCCCCATAAGCTCGATGGTTCTGGCCATGGGGATATGTTATGGCGGCATCGCGCAGATTATTGCAGGCATCATGGAATTCAAAAAAGGCAATACCTTCGGGCTTACGGCCTTCACATCCTACGGGTTGTTCTGGCTGTCGCTGGTTGTCCTTATCGTACTCCCCAAGACAGGGCTGGCTGAAGCTACTCCCGTCGGCTACATGGGCTGGTATCTTGTCATGTGGGGCGTGTTCACCTTCTTCATGTTCCTTGGTACGCTCAGGAGCAACACCGTGCTCAAGTTCATCTTCTTTTCACTGACGGTGCTGTTCTTTCTGCTGGCCGCACGCGACTTCACCGGCAGCGAGGCCATAGGCACGCTGGCAGGGTGGGAAGGCATAGTGTGCGGTGCATCGGCGATATATCTCGCCATGGCGGACGTTCTGAACGAGGTGTACGGCAGAACCGTGCTGCCCATAGGCTAG
- a CDS encoding TraR/DksA family transcriptional regulator has product MTEVERDTIRRKIVQEIERLKPEIERLKEITKPVAPDDAIGRISRMDNIVNNSVNKAALGKAVSRLAGLEYALAQCGNPDFGTCIECGAAIPTARLLAMPESAMCVACAE; this is encoded by the coding sequence ATGACGGAAGTTGAAAGAGACACCATCCGCCGGAAAATAGTGCAGGAAATAGAACGCCTGAAGCCGGAGATTGAACGCCTGAAGGAAATCACCAAGCCCGTTGCGCCCGACGATGCCATAGGCCGCATTTCCCGTATGGATAATATCGTGAACAACAGCGTGAACAAGGCCGCGCTCGGCAAGGCTGTCTCGCGCCTTGCAGGGCTTGAATACGCTTTAGCCCAGTGCGGTAATCCCGACTTCGGCACCTGTATCGAATGCGGGGCAGCCATTCCCACGGCACGCCTGCTTGCCATGCCAGAATCTGCCATGTGCGTTGCCTGCGCGGAATAA
- a CDS encoding pirin family protein, translating to MRRSIQHVFQGEPLTEGAGVRLRRVFGYYEAPMFDPFLLLDDFRSDTPEDFVQGFPWHPHRGIETITYVLRGDVEHGDSLGNAGVISSGDVQWMTAGSGIVHQEMPKGDAHGSMHGFQLWANLPAAQKMMDPRYRGVTAAEIPTVQLPDGVTAKVIAGTLQDVRSEVGSVSGPVRDVVISPEYLDVSVPAEVVFEHRTVRGHTTFVYVIGGSGEVLGGDTGAPSVVVRDRMLVLFGDGDSFIVRASAEPLRFLLVSGAPLNEPVAWRGPIVMNTDDEIRLAFEEYRNGTFVKVGKP from the coding sequence ATGCGTCGTTCAATACAGCACGTTTTTCAGGGCGAACCGCTGACAGAAGGGGCGGGTGTGCGCCTTCGCAGGGTGTTCGGTTATTATGAGGCCCCCATGTTCGATCCCTTTCTGCTGCTGGATGACTTCCGTTCCGATACGCCGGAGGACTTTGTGCAGGGTTTTCCGTGGCACCCGCACCGTGGCATAGAAACCATAACCTATGTGCTGCGCGGCGACGTGGAACACGGGGACAGCCTGGGCAATGCCGGTGTCATATCCTCTGGTGATGTGCAGTGGATGACGGCGGGAAGCGGCATCGTACACCAGGAAATGCCCAAGGGGGACGCACACGGCTCCATGCACGGCTTTCAGCTCTGGGCAAACCTGCCCGCCGCGCAGAAGATGATGGACCCCAGATACAGGGGGGTGACGGCTGCGGAGATTCCTACTGTGCAACTGCCGGACGGGGTTACCGCCAAGGTGATCGCCGGAACCCTGCAGGACGTGCGCAGCGAGGTGGGCAGTGTGAGCGGGCCGGTGCGGGATGTGGTTATTTCTCCGGAATATCTGGATGTATCTGTTCCGGCTGAAGTGGTATTCGAGCATCGCACCGTGCGGGGGCATACGACGTTTGTCTATGTGATCGGCGGCAGCGGTGAAGTGCTCGGCGGCGATACCGGAGCACCTTCTGTTGTGGTGCGAGATCGCATGCTCGTGCTGTTCGGCGACGGCGATTCCTTCATTGTGCGCGCCAGCGCGGAACCTTTGCGCTTTCTGCTGGTTTCCGGCGCGCCGCTGAACGAGCCTGTGGCATGGCGCGGCCCCATTGTCATGAATACGGATGATGAAATTCGTCTGGCTTTCGAGGAATACCGTAACGGAACCTTTGTGAAGGTGGGTAAGCCCTGA
- the ftsY gene encoding signal recognition particle-docking protein FtsY yields the protein MGFFSKIKRLWSGTEEPAEAPLTETPASKPEHAAEQGSELPSEPDAAGPAVAPEEPEAEPAQSVQAEQPVPPEQPVHAEPVHAPATPEPAAAQPARPAADADKPQWQRDLTLALRSAEPRLSVWLEHVLKDVQKADDTLWERLRFFFSALDAPADEADKFIGNFASWLDSMEYEYVNDFRSELQYRLALALELEDEEDERSRLFLKLSEGLSKTKEQITKQIDGLLSSHSTINEKFWEELEEILIMADVGFEPTMKLVNRLRERVRKSGSDDPEQFKTLMREELEDIFKMPPRIKAVNLPEVVLMVGVNGVGKTTTIAKLAYRAQVQGKKVLIAAGDTFRAAAIEQLQVWATRVGAGFYAKAPNSDPAAVAYEAVELAVKEGYDILFVDTAGRLQTKVDLMAELQKIRNVLGKKHEGAPHRTILTIDATTGQNALSQTKIFNEACKLDEIILTKLDGTAKGGIVVAVAMEFGIPISYIGLGEKMEDLRPFNGTDFASALLGS from the coding sequence ATGGGCTTTTTCTCCAAGATCAAGCGTCTCTGGTCCGGTACGGAAGAACCGGCTGAAGCACCTTTGACGGAAACTCCGGCGAGTAAGCCGGAACATGCTGCGGAACAAGGTTCTGAACTGCCTTCCGAACCGGATGCAGCCGGCCCGGCCGTTGCTCCCGAAGAACCCGAGGCAGAACCGGCACAGTCCGTACAAGCCGAACAGCCAGTCCCCCCCGAACAGCCCGTTCACGCGGAGCCGGTGCACGCCCCCGCAACGCCCGAACCTGCAGCAGCGCAGCCCGCGCGCCCCGCAGCCGATGCCGACAAGCCTCAATGGCAGAGGGATCTCACCCTTGCCCTGCGCAGCGCGGAACCGCGCCTTTCCGTCTGGCTGGAACATGTGCTCAAGGACGTGCAAAAAGCCGATGACACACTCTGGGAACGCCTGCGTTTCTTCTTCTCCGCGCTTGATGCACCTGCCGACGAAGCCGACAAGTTCATCGGCAACTTTGCCAGCTGGCTCGACAGCATGGAGTATGAATACGTCAACGACTTCCGCTCCGAACTGCAGTACCGCCTTGCTCTGGCTCTGGAACTGGAGGACGAGGAAGACGAACGCTCGCGCCTGTTCCTCAAGCTTTCCGAAGGTCTTTCCAAAACCAAGGAACAGATCACCAAGCAGATAGACGGCCTGCTCTCTTCCCACAGCACCATCAACGAAAAGTTCTGGGAAGAGCTGGAAGAAATTCTCATCATGGCCGACGTGGGCTTTGAGCCCACCATGAAGCTCGTCAACCGCCTGCGCGAACGCGTGCGCAAGTCCGGCTCAGACGATCCCGAACAGTTCAAAACCCTCATGCGCGAAGAGCTGGAAGACATCTTCAAGATGCCGCCGCGCATCAAGGCCGTGAACCTGCCTGAGGTGGTGCTCATGGTCGGCGTAAACGGCGTGGGCAAAACCACCACCATTGCCAAGCTTGCCTACCGCGCACAGGTGCAGGGCAAGAAGGTGCTCATTGCCGCAGGCGACACCTTCCGCGCGGCAGCCATAGAGCAGCTGCAGGTGTGGGCCACCCGCGTGGGTGCCGGATTCTACGCCAAGGCACCCAACTCCGACCCCGCCGCCGTGGCCTATGAAGCCGTGGAACTGGCTGTGAAGGAAGGCTACGATATCCTCTTCGTGGACACTGCAGGCCGCCTGCAGACCAAGGTGGACCTCATGGCTGAGCTGCAGAAGATTCGCAATGTGCTCGGCAAAAAGCATGAAGGCGCACCGCACCGCACCATTCTGACCATCGATGCAACCACCGGCCAGAATGCCCTGTCGCAGACCAAGATATTCAACGAAGCCTGCAAGCTGGACGAGATAATCCTCACCAAGCTGGACGGCACCGCCAAGGGCGGCATTGTTGTTGCCGTGGCCATGGAGTTCGGCATTCCCATTTCCTACATCGGCCTTGGCGAAAAGATGGAAGATCTGCGCCCGTTCAACGGCACAGACTTCGCCAGCGCCCTGCTCGGCAGCTAG